From one Helicoverpa zea isolate HzStark_Cry1AcR chromosome 10, ilHelZeax1.1, whole genome shotgun sequence genomic stretch:
- the LOC124633685 gene encoding Hermansky-Pudlak syndrome 1 protein homolog — protein sequence MKAALIFDTVNDLVFGKWDSTFIERMKTFSIQENQNDVTENNTVSQLLAPIITSQRVMAAQFGNTYSSIQCKDKTTIVFDEWLDHVFMIISEDYVDDAHRELLDFKTFVQHICGQNINLLHSSIYQDWLSVLLDCRTKGDTIPGANGVIGESGATTSALNALKNVSKSVKLPYNHSHLMLFVGDKLLALYSSRGTEDLSPPDLILLSIQCIAAQEYWLEVQNEDNNPDNQEIIRLPWLSTENSAVVNLCAGPGASPCAPHSIHLAEIAPRITFAVVVDLDLRETGISAYMSNQILSNLRRLLLQRNLELLPNTLDSLEAALKKTTDALRKNKANASLCARLTSRMLELRKSCTTTTPLTPETTATAMHTALEAVIEQLKPDIPSLKMEKALKDLKGILSPYVEFLGVKAKRYFSMASGETDASCSLTLHKYVEEFPGLIHFIYVDRTAGRFLAPDMADCADMLAPDTVLRAVCRSFAVVREGYCAATWRRGALHGCALVWWERRGQPVRPAVPPHPAAVRALPPPGDIRGSFYRQLLELAFPGDSRGVSVKELICIHLGLLPASTAVQQARRLAHSVHELAGDVATGAADLL from the exons ATGAAGGCTGCTTTGATATTTGACACTGTTAATGATTTGGTGTTTGGTAAATGGGATTCCACATTTATAGAGCGAATGAAAACATTCAGTATACAG GAGAATCAAAATGATGTGACAGAGAACAATACTGTGTCTCAACTGCTTGCCCCTATCATAACATCCCAGCGTGTTATGGCAGCACAATTTGGTAATACATACTCTTCTATACAGTGCAAGGATAAAACTACAATTGTCTTTGATGAG TGGCTAGATCATGTGTTCATGATTATAAGCGAAGACTATGTTGATGATGCCCATAGAGAACTCTTGGACTTCAAAACTTTTGTGCAACACATTTGTGGCCAAAACATTAATCT TCTACATTCTTCCATATATCAAGACTGGCTCTCGGTTCTCTTGGACTGTCGCACCAAAGGAGATACCATTCCTGGTGCCAATGGGGTCATTGGTGAAAGTGGCGCTACTACATCTGCACTTAATGCGcttaaaaatgtttcaaaaagtGTCAAGTTGCCATACAACCACAGTCATCTTATGTTATTTGTTGGAGACAAGCTACTAGCACTTTATTCCAG TCGCGGAACTGAAGACCTGTCGCCACCCGACCTCATTTTATTGAGCATCCAATGCATCGCTGCGCAAGAGTATTGGTTGGAAGTTCAAAATGAGGACAACAATCCTGATAATCAAGAAATTATTCGATTGCCTT GGTTGTCAACGGAAAACAGCGCAGTGGTGAATTTATGCGCGGGGCCTGGGGCCAGCCCCTGTGCACCACATTCCATACATTTAGCGGAAATTGCGCCCAGAATTACGTTTGCTGTCGTTGTTGATTTGGATTTGAG AGAAACCGGCATTTCAGCATACATGTCAAACCAAATATTATCCAATTTAAGACGACTGCTGTTGCAAAGGAATTTAGAGCTGCTGCCCAATACATTGGATTCTTTAGAAGCAGCATTAAAAAAG ACCACAGATGCCTTACGTAAAAATAAAGCGAATGCAAGCCTCTGTGCTCGGCTTACAAGTCGTATGTTGGAACTTCGTAAATCGTGCACTACCACGACCCCGTTAACTCCTGAAACCACGGCAACGGCCATGCATACGGCATTAGAAGCGGTCATAGAACAGTTGAAGCCCGACATACCGAGTTTGAAAATGGAAAAGGCTTTGAAAGACCTGAAAGGAATATTGTCACCGTACGTCGAATTTCTTGGGGTGAAAGCGAAGAGATACTTCAGCATGGCATC GGGTGAGACGGATGCGAGTTGTTCCCTAACGCTGCACAAGTATGTGGAGGAGTTCCCCGGACTCATCCACTTCATCTACGTGGACCGCACCGCTGGAAGGTTCCTCGCACCCGATATGGCTGATTGCGCTGACATGCTCGCTCCGGATACG GTACTACGCGCAGTATGCCGCAGCTTCGCGGTAGTGCGCGAGGGCTACTGCGCGGCCACGTGGCGGCGCGGGGCGCTGCACGGCTGCGCGCTGGTGTGGTGGGAGCGCCGCGGCCAGCCCGTGCGGCCCGCCGTGCCGCCGCACCCGGCCGCTGTACGAGCGCTACCACCGCCAGGGGACATTCGCGGAAGCTTCTACAG gCAACTACTAGAGCTCGCATTCCCGGGAGATTCCCGCGGCGTGTCCGTGAAGGAACTGATCTGCATCCACCTGGGTCTACTGCCCGCGTCGACAGCAGTGCAACAAGCGCGCAGACTCGCTCACTCGGTACATGAGCTGGCGGGCGACGTTGCTACCGGCGCTGCCGATCTGCTTTAA